One part of the Malus sylvestris chromosome 2, drMalSylv7.2, whole genome shotgun sequence genome encodes these proteins:
- the LOC126613928 gene encoding methyl jasmonate esterase 1-like, which translates to MGNMIEKRFVVFLLFICLAKHCTSSPSPSQPQPNFHNEPQIPTGIKHFVLIRGACLGAWSWYKVATLLKDSGHNVTALDLGASGINPIQVQQLPSLSEYIKPLTEFMVSLPPEEKVTKGLDFMVRYDNGTNNPATSAMFRPKFLAINLYQLSPPQDLTLGLSLVRFTPLYDYDVIKLTTEKYGSVPRVFIVSDQDHTIVSDVQNYMIKNNPPNEVKVISGSDHMVMLSKSMELFSHLQNIAEKCS; encoded by the exons ATGGGAAACATGATAGAGAAGcgttttgttgtttttcttttatttatttgcttAGCCAAACATTGTACCTCATCCCCATCCCCATCCCAACCCCAACCCAACTTTCACAACGAACCCCAAATTCCAACTGGGATTAAACATTTTGTGTTGATACGTGGAGCTTGTCTTGGAGCATGGAGTTGGTATAAGGTGGCGACTCTCCTGAAGGACTCAGGTCACAATGTCACAGCTCTAGACTTGGGAGCATCAGGGATCAATCCGATCCAGGTACAGCAACTCCCTTCGTTATCGGAATACATCAAACCTTTGACGGAGTTCATGGTGTCACTACCACCAGAGGAGAAG GTTACCAAAGGATTGGACTTTATGGTCAGATATGATAACGGGACCAACAACCCCGCAACCTCCGCTATGTTTAGGCCTAAATTCTTGGCGATCAACTTGTACCAGCTCTCACCACCACAA GATTTAACTCTAGGGTTATCGTTGGTGAGATTTACTCCTCTATACGATTATGATGTAATAAAGCTCACGACAGAGAAATACGGATCGGTTCCTAGAGTATTCATCGTGTCCGACCAAGACCATACAATAGTGTCGGATGTGCAAAATTACATGATAAAAAACAATCCGCCAAATGAAGTGAAAGTGATAAGCGGTTCTGATCACATGGTCATGCTCTCTAAATCCATGGAGTTGTTCTCCCATCTCCAAAATATTGCTGAGAAATGTTCATAA
- the LOC126601348 gene encoding uncharacterized protein LOC126601348, whose translation MPPRRDPRRAAEPNFPDITQLGAAMAQAFQANIRPPQRTPVETMYNLKLETFEGNEGYEGAEKWLDRIEQTFQVMQSQGNLPANRWVETTTWFLGREPAAWWINQSRHMAPERAAEWEVFKENFMKRFVPPEYIDRKKQEFTSLKQRNMSAHEYYRKFTDLSRYDSDLAGNQAEMLRRFKLGSKKKYRTFANALPCADYHEYFEILVRMEDSDNLPDSEDEEDKGNGQKKNEKGKGVSIPGPRQTQNFKKSGMSSSSSSGGFSATGPRRGGGRFGNGPRFSGQRGFGGTGSSGPPLCRRCNFRHHGECRRSSGACFTCGQTGHRAMYCPQNQQRPQQPVMPTSAPTQQNFNSG comes from the exons atgccgcctcgtagagatccTCGCCGTGCTGCTGAGCCTAATTTCCCCGATATAACTCAGTTAGGGGCAGCAATGGCTCAAGCTTTTCAGGCTAATATCCGTCCTCCTCAGAGAACGCCCGTAGAGACGATGTATAATCTGAAATTGGAAACTTTTGAGGGAAATGAAGGTTATGAAGGGGCAGAAAAGTGGTTGGATCGAATTGAACAGACCTTTCAAGTGATGCAAAGTCAGGGAAACCTGCCAGCTAATAGATGGGTGGAGACTACCACCTGGTTTTTGGGCCGTGAGCCAGCTGCGTGGTGGATAAATCAGTCGAGGCACATGGCACCTGAAAGGGCAGCCGAATGGGAGGTatttaaggaaaattttatgaaGAGATTTGTTCCTCCGGAATATATAGATCGCAAGAAACAGGAATTCACCAGTCTGAAGCAGAGAAATATGTCTGCACATGAGTACTACAGGAAGTTTACTGATTTATCCCGTTATGATTCTGATTTAGCGGGTAATCAAGCAGAAATGCTTCGTCGTTTCAAGCTAGGATCTAAGAAGAAGTACAGAACGTTTGCCAATGCACTTCCCTGTGCCGATTATCATGAGTATTTTGAGATTCTGGTCAGGATGGAAGACTCTGATAATCTTCCGGACAGTGAGGATGAAGAGGATAAGGGTAATGgtcagaagaaaaatgagaaaggtAAAGGTGTTTCCATTCCAGGACCTCGTCAGAcgcagaatttcaagaaaagtggaaTGAGTTCGAGTTCTTCCAGTGGTGGATTTAGTGCCACAGGTCCGAGGAGAGGAGGTGGTAGGTTTGGTAATGGACCTAGATTTTCTGGTCAGAGAGGCTTTGGTGGTACTGGTAGTTCGGGTCCTCCGTTATGTCGCCGTTGTAATTTCcgacatcatggggaatgtaggAGAAGCAGTGGTGCATGCTTTACATGTGGTCAGACAGGACATAGAGCTATGTATTGTCCCCAGAATCAGCAGAGGCCCCAGCAGCCTGTTATGCCAACCTCAGCACCGACTCAACAGAACTTTAATTCAG GGTGA